Below is a window of Littorina saxatilis isolate snail1 linkage group LG2, US_GU_Lsax_2.0, whole genome shotgun sequence DNA.
tctctctctctctctctctctctctctctctctctctctctctctctctctctctctctctctctctctctctctctctctctctctctctctctctctctctctctctctctctctctctctctctctctctatctctctctctctctctctctctctctctctctctttctcttatttgtcatgttgctttacttgtttatcattcaTTAGagatttgtattagaagtaaggaccggttgtaagaaaaggcggcgccttaaacctctatccttgaaaaataaagttccatcatcatcatcatcatcatctctctctctctctctctctctctctctctctctctctctctctctctctctctctatctctctctctctctatttctctctctctttctctctctctctctctctttctctctctctctttttctctctctatgtctctctctctttgtctctctctctcattttctctctctctctctttctctctctctctctctctttgtctttctctctctctcatcccctccccccatccccccccccaccgccccGCTCTTTTCCCTTCCCTTACTCACCCTAATTTTATACATGTCAGATATGTGCCCCATAATTGTCACTGCCTTTTCCCTTTGCTCTATACTAATCGAATTGCTTTATGCATGTACATGTGCATGTGCGGGTCTCTGCAGTGTCGATAAAGTAACGAAAGGACGAGACATTTGTGAATTACTATTGACGTtagcctgtctttctgtccgtctttgtctgtccgtctttggctgactggctggcttTCTTGCTACATGGCTGTCTGAATGTCTGCCTCTTAGTCCGTCAGGCTGTCTGCATGCAAATTGTGTTTGCTTTTCTCAACGTCAAGACGCAGACCAATTAATCACTAGACAATTGTTTTGGCTCCGTATTCGAATCGTTCACATCACTTTAAGCCTGAAAATTACTGTGCTGCAAAGTTAATTTTTCTCTGTTTGAAGTTCCACTGAAGTTTCTTTTTATTGGATCTAACTTCTTCCTCATAAATTAGTCTGTTGTTCTATTGAAGTTTAAAATCCTTTACAAATTAGTCGGTGTCCAATCGGAATTGAAAGGCCTTTATAAATTAGTCTGTGTTGTTTAGGAGGTACAGCTAATGTACGCATTCGGGTTGAGATTAAAAGTGTAATGGGGGATTATTGCGGAATCGGGTGTGGTGCTTGTTTCAGACGAAACACATTTGTTGAGAGTTATTGATCAAGTAAATGGATGTGAACAGTTTCAATTAAAGAGTTAAATGTATTGCCTGTTTCCGGGCTCAGAGAGTTTGTAACAGCTAATTGTCTATATTGGCTTACGATCAGAACTCTCAGAGCgccaaattaaaaacaaaagaaaaaaggttTGTTTGTCCAACTAGCAAAAGAAAATTCAAATGCTTTCAATCAAATACTGTCAACAGTACAACACGATAATTGGTGTTATTTGGGTAATATTGTAACAGTATTTTGGCCAAAAGAAGCTCTAGGGTTGGACATTATTCATTTACCGAACTGAGTTTTTTCAAAGATTCGACTGGTCCAAATTAAGAGCTGGCAACGAGTAGTTTGTTATTGCAGAGCGGCAGTTACTCTCACTTTAAATTTACTACATTCGTTGTGTATACCCCCGCTCGTGTACTTAACCGTACAGACTTAAAGTTGCTGTCTAACTCTGCCTAATTAGTTGTCTGCATTTCAATTACAAGGCGTTCAGCTCCGGTTATGAACTCGCGGTGAAGAGTTTGTTATCGAAGCAATTACTTGTACCTGGACCTAACAACCTCGTGCATGTTTGAAGCTGTTTGCGGATTGACGGAAACAGCTGTAGAGTAAGGCCCGATGCTTTAGTGGCTGGTTTCGCCATGTTAGtgccttgtttgttttgttaaaagGTTCGTCGTTTAGTTTAAAGGGGAAGGAAAGATTTAGACTGATTGTAAGGGCCGATTTGAGGGAGCGCTGTATATGTAGTTCTTACGTACTTTGAGTAGGGGAGTGgtggaggaggtggaggaggggggagggggggggttcttgTGTCCGCGCGTGTGCTAAAATTACATTATTGTCAACAACTAAAACGTTAACAAAAGACACACTACGCCGTTTAAAACGAAATCCGTTTAATCTTGCATCGTCTCTATAGTCCAATATAAACAACACAGTCTTCTTTCGTTAATCCGTTGGATATTCCcgacttttttttccaaagctTAATTCCTACAGCatgctcatattttgtttttcaataacATTTAAATTCATGATGATTAACTAAATTCAACGATTTCAAGAGCTGTTTTTGCAACAATCGTCCCCAAAACGTCCAAATGATAGTAGTTTGCTGTTGAGAGcaggtttcttcttcttccacatTCCCTTGTACATCCACTCCAGTAGCATGTTGGAACGTCAATGTTTTCTTCAATACCGTCAGACTGCCAGCAGGTTTCTAATTTTGATTTCTTTGTTTGTCTTCTGTGGCCAACGCTCGACGGCATTTTAAAGTGCTTTGCTGTTTTAGCTCTGAAAGCCCGCTTAAAATAACTGTTTGGCGAAGACGTTTTTGAGCACTCCTTGACAATTTTGAGAATCACAGTCATCGATTTCTCTTTCGGAATTTTCCTTTTTAAGTCTTCTGTAGCTTTTCCGCCCACATAATGCACGGGATGCATGAAATACCAGGTGTCATCAGTGTATTCTGTGCAATACAAACATGCTGCTGTTTTTAAGTATTCCACTTGGTTCTCTTATCCCATAAGAAAATCGTTACTGTTTCTCGTTCTGGTCATTTCTTCGACAAAGCAGTATAAAGAAAAATCCGCAATGCATGTTCTTTTCACacgtacataacacacactttgttttgttttgtgtttggagGTGGGTTGGGAGATATCTCTCtttattaccagctattgtgttttcagcgaagcaatagggcccgatatttagacgagacaagtataatgccgacgagagAGTTTgctatatatagctattctgatgaacacgtgggggaattcgggggctgtgattggatggtctcttccgatcatcaaagcataatgcggcggaagtcggccattttactcaatatccaaaagcatattgtcgataacaaagacgcatggttccggtttcttccacgtgtataaagtacacgcatacctcgccaggtttgtttctgtgactagtcgacagacgatgccatttgctttgtgtgtgtttttgttgttgcttactgtacatgacatacattacgtgtaaaatccagttctttaacaggcaacaaaccttgcaaatttccagaagctgcaatctgaagcgacctatctctgattctagcagacgatctctccaatgtttaacacaaaatcagcaaactctcctgtcacatagaacgtccattgtatagtgcaatgttgaaatgaagttaccggtctgaaacatttagtcgtttcttctgagacaatccttgttctcttatcatctacagatttaccgcagtcttcaccacgcgaattcctaacagaagtcagactttcgaacatacaatatacgtaggcaagcatgatacgtcatgacgtcatatgattactagcatattgacgtaatgccaaacatccggttatctcgagttttctccgtaatacatgtccgtgggtttttcaatgttcggttatttccgtggcttcatgcggaaagggaaccgtcgtctgcaatcaacgacatggaccattctggtactcatttgctgacaaaaacatgattttaacacagaatttaatgtcagaatagctatataaacgctattgtgttttcatcgtagcaatagggtccgatatttagacttgaacaagtataatgcgactcgtcttcgactcgtcggcattatacttgtctcgtctaaatatcgggccttattgctacgctgaaaacacaatagttggtaatatttctctctctctctttctctctctctatctctccctctcagtctctctctccctctctctctctctttctctctctctttttttctttcttttttcttctctctttctctctctctctttccctctttctctctctctctctcatcctcttcctttctatttctctctttctctctctctctctctctctctctctcatcctctcaCTCTcaggcattctctctctctctctctctctctctctctctctctctctctctctctctctctctctctctctctctctctctctcaaatctgtATGCACAGTAAGCTAATGCACACGCACACCTAGAAGAGAGCGGACACAGGCACATAGTGGCAAACATTGACAGCAATGTACAGAGGTACTGACAGCCCCCAAGACGCAGACAAACATTGACAGCAATGTACAGAGGTACTGACAGCCCCCAAGACGCAGACAAACATTGACAGCAATGTACAGAGGTACTGACAGCCCCCAAGACGCAGACAAACTGGCATGCACGTAGAGAGGTGTTGCTGGGATTTATATTATTCTGCAAGTTTGCCGAAATTGCCATTCCAGTTTCAGAATTTTTCGGAATTTTAAGGCAATCTAGGCCTCGGTGTCACTTTTCCCTGCTCCGAAAACAAGCTCGGTGGATGTGCCAACATGCGATTTAAAGAAGTGTCGGCGTTTTCACGTATGACATCGCCTAACCATTATTCTTGACACATAAAATATCCTTCCTTATATATACGCAGGCCTTCAAAGTAAAACTGGGAGCTCAAACTTTCAAGCAATTTAAAGAATAAAGGAAGATTGTACAACTCATACTGAAAGAACAACCTGTACAAATAACCATGCACACAAGTAGCACTATCTCCTTCAAACACAGGtcttccagaagaaaaacagaccCTTTCGTAGACAGGAGGAAGagaagaaaatgtaagttttacgccctcacggcaaagccattaggggcatgttacacgggaaaacccggctttgtatgaaaaatCGTAGACAGGCCCTGCATGCACACTTTTATTGAAAGCAAAATCTCATACTCCTAGAAACTTTTTGGTTAATCGTATTCCAGTTGTTCGACTGAAACCCCAGCCATGCTCCGGTGTGTCTTATCCGACTTATTTCAATAGAAGCAGACGGATTAGAAGATACTGTCAACAGTAAACTTAAAGCACAGTACTTCCCATGTCCCAGCCTGGCTCCCTGTCTCAGTTCTGcccggtttgtttgtttatttgtttgtttgtgtgtttgtttgtttgtttgcttgcttgtatgtttgtttgtttgtttgtttgtttacatgggGCAAGACCAGTTGTACACTTGGGCACACAGCAGCTGATTACTTCTTGTGCtgagtgggattttttttctctcataaaTTATCTTCGCAGGTTGAAATTAGTGTAGGTTAAGAAACTAATTCGCCATGAACGACCCACGTTGCAGAGAAAGCACCTGGGATGTCCACTTTAATGAttacgtgtccaagtggagttGTGGTCTTATTCCGTGTAAAAGCCTTGCCCGATCTGAGATGGAAGAGCCGAATCTTACATCCGGGAAGGACTGGGCatttacagaaaaaaacatCAGTCTCTGCTTACTCTATTGAAACCGCATACATCTCAACATGTTGGGAATGGTATGTCTTATTCGATTGATTTGAATAGAAGCAGACGCCCTACAGTTAAACGTATTCATTTTAGGAAAGTGCATCGACGTAACTTCATGAAAAGTAAACTTCATATTCTTTCCAAATCATGTTTCGTCACATTATTTCTTCGGCTGTTTTTGTGTCCTCAGAACGTGCTGGGATctcagcagacgacagaagaaCTGCTAGTTTCTCTCCTGGCAAGGACCAACTACAGCGGTGACGTCAAACTGTTGGCACGTGACTATGTTCGTCTGGAGGCCAACATCAGACGGGTGAGCGAGTTGTATGGTCGGTGTATGGGAGAGGGAGGTttgtggggagggggtatgatagggtggtggaggggtTGGTGTATGTTGGGACGGTGGTGgtggtctgtgtctgtgtgtctgtgtctgtgtctggtgATCCCTTTGTGaccgtgtgtttatgtgtgtacgtgtgggtAATGCAGACGGGCTGGCAATTGAAAGCAAAAGTAGTCTGATATTTCGACGACACGTTTGACAAACTATGTTATTGAAGTAGtaggttttaaaaaaaaatctgtatgGACATGGCTCACAGACTTCAACTGACTGTAATGCCCTATGTCAGTAGTTACATGTATAACACTGGGATGTACTGACTAAATGCAAAGTAAACATTCATGATGCTTCTATTTGTAACCAACTTTGTGCAgtactgggttttttttagtcCAAAACCAGTCATTCTGTACAGGAAGAACAAAAGTCCAAATCAAAGCTCTAGAATGTCATGAATATTTATTTCTCCCCAGACATTCAACGGAGACAGTCACAACGACGAAGAAGATGAAGACGAGTCGTGCGACGAGCTCACAAGGAGCTCCTTCTCCGAGCTGCAGTTCCGACATGGCACGTACGGCATCAACTGGACCGAGCTTGTGCTCACTGTCCTTGACCTTCCCACCACGCGTGACGTCATCATCTGTGACGTACAACTCAGTCGACCTCTACAACACCTCCTGGAGATCACGCCCCAACAGTCCCTGTGGCAGTTCGCCATCCTCCACACTCTCCTGCATTCCGACCTGTTCATCATCGTCCCCGGACACAAAGCCTCCGCTGTGATGTCTCACTCCCACTCATCAGTGAGGTCCAACATTCCTCCCATGTCGGCGACGAAGCTGAAAACGAACGCGGACGAGATGCGGGTGAGGTCTCCAGAGGACCAGTGTCTGGACCTCCTGGAGTACGTCATGCCCAACCTCAAGAGCTCCATCCACTGCGGAAAGCAGGTCCTGGAGTCCAGCTACAAAGAAACGGAGTTCCTGACGGAGCAGTTACGCGTCTCCCTCTTCGGGATCTTGAAGGACCTGTTCCACATCTCCAGCGACAACACCTGGAAGATCACCAACTCCACGGTGAACAAGGTCAAGCTGGACGCCCTGTTCTTCTTGAAGAGTCTGGAGCAGAACCATGACTCCTTGAAGCTCGAGCTGGATGAGTACGACTTCAGCGCCAACATCCTGGAGCTCATCAAATTCCGCAACCAGCTCTACTTCGGAGGTAGGATTTACGTGGGAACGTACCCTGCTGAGGTGACGGCTTTCGGCATCCGCGCTTGCTTTGAAGGTGGGTGTTGACGTGTTTGTGTGATTTCTTTGTCAAGCGAGTAACCAAAATGTTTGGCGATTTTAGATTTATATGTAGCATGTACCAAAGTACCAACATTAATGGTGAACGGCATGGATGTAGCACACATTTTCACTTCTTAACTTCGCGTGACTGGTTGTGGCGATTTTCCAAAGGGTATTACCAAAGCATGTCCCGAGTTAGCCACTATTGGCACCAATTTTGTTGTGGTGATTTGTAAATGTAGACGAAGTTGTTTAAATCTGTAGTTCCTACATTCTTACATTCTTACATGCTGTTCTGGATCTTGCCTGACTTGTctttttccttctctctctctctctctctctctctctctctctctctctctctctctctctctctctctctctctctctctctctctctctctctctctctctctctctcttctctctcttcccacTCGTCACCCGTCCCCCTCCACCACTCGTCACCCGTCCCCCTCCACCCCACGC
It encodes the following:
- the LOC138952686 gene encoding membrane metallo-endopeptidase-like 1, coding for MPKCETRDCMETAAAILGRMNTSEDPCNDFYNYACGGYNEKTYLSWFNTRIRENPEEIIQHYRRYAIDRLSSSYAKKDSPYLTKARTLFRSCLFKPQTVDERTRAIVAEVIEGLGGLTMPESSNGGKFDLTPLVANVTRMFGASPFFRVLVRGPKQVAIATRASDYQDPLRSSTNVLSRSLDSRTERNVLGSQQTTEELLVSLLARTNYSGDVKLLARDYVRLEANIRRTFNGDSHNDEEDEDESCDELTRSSFSELQFRHGTYGINWTELVLTVLDLPTTRDVIICDVQLSRPLQHLLEITPQQSLWQFAILHTLLHSDLFIIVPGHKASAVMSHSHSSVRSNIPPMSATKLKTNADEMRVRSPEDQCLDLLEYVMPNLKSSIHCGKQVLESSYKETEFLTEQLRVSLFGILKDLFHISSDNTWKITNSTVNKVKLDALFFLKSLEQNHDSLKLELDEYDFSANILELIKFRNQLYFGGRIYVGTYPAEVTAFGIRACFEGRNAFEGCYALNQEMADLVQYRTEKAAVPSSRRWLTLFNTERRRLQYPQAGDG